In Pseudobdellovibrio exovorus JSS, the genomic stretch ATGGAATTAGACAGTTTATTTTGGAATCAGATCAAAACCACCATCAAAACGAAGAATGGGGCCAATAAATTATTAGAAAATTGGCTAGACCCTATTGAGCTGATTAAGTCTGAAAAAACAGCAGATTCTTTAAAAATCACGTTTGGCGTCCCTAGTCAGTTCTTCTTCTTTTACGTTAATGAGCATTTAAAGGATAAAATCGCTCAGGAATTAAGGGAGCAATCCAATATTCCTGTCGAAATCGATTTCGTGGTTACAGGTAAAACCGCTAGTGACTACAACACCTCTTTACAAGATGTGATGCAGAATACAGAACAAGTCTTTCAGCAACCGGTACAGGTTGTGCCTGCAGGTCCTCGCCCTGTGGAAAACATCAATGAAGAGTTTACCTTTTCGACATTCGTTGTAGGTAAAAATTCTGAGTTCGCCCATGCCGCAACTTACAACGTCGCTTGTAACCCAGGTACGAATGACTACAATCCCCTCCTTATATATGGTCCTTCTGGGATGGGTAAGACGCATCTATTAAATGCGGCCGGAAATCAAATCCGTCAAAACTATCCGCACTTGCGTATTGTCTATATTTCGGCTGAAAGATTTTTGAATGAGTGTGTCTCTGCACTTCGTCGTCATGAAATGGATAAATTCCGTCAGAAATATCGTGAAAACACAGATGTTATTGTTGTCGATGACGTGCAATACATCGGACGTGGTGAAGCTGTTCAAGAAGAGTTCTTCCATATGATCAACAGCTTTATCGAAAAGAAAAAGCAAGTGGTTCTGGCCAGCGATCGTATGCCAAAAGATATTTTAGGTCTTGAAGATCGTTCGCGTACACGCCTAGAGCGCGGTTTGATTGCTGATATCACGATGCCGGATCTAGAAACTCGTTTGGCTATTTTAAGATATAAAGCTGAAAATTATAATGTGCGCTTAAATGAAGACACGATTCAGTACATTGCTAAAATTTCTAAAAAATCTATTCGTGAACTTGAAGGCAATTTAAAGAAAATAAAAATGTTCTCTGAGCTTCAAGGTCTGAGCATTAATCTGGAACTGGCGCGCAAAGTATTAGCACATCATGAAAACACAGTGACGATTAGTATTGAGGAAATTCAGCGCATCGTGGCTGAGTACTACAAGATCCGTGTTACGGATTTAAAGTCCACTAGCCGCGCTAAACCGATTGTGGTGCCTCGTCAAATTGCCATGTATTTAATCAAAAAGTTTTTAGATAAGTCGTTAGTGGATATTGGTAAAGCCTTCGGTGGCAAGGACCATACAACGGTGATTAATTCTTTGGATAAAGTCGAGAATCTACAAAACCAAGATCCTCAATTTAAGAATGATATCGATGAGTTAATCAACCAAATCCACAATGTTACTGGTTTGTAAATGTGGACTGTTGATAAAGGTGTGGATAAGGCAGTGAATAAAAATGAGGATAACTTTTTCGTGGATAACTGCTCAGATAGACGTAGTTTATTAGTTGAGATTTCCACAAATAAAAGTTAATAATTTTAAGGATTTAGTATAAAAAAGCAGTTACCCCCGCCCCTACTATTACTACTACTTTTATATATATATTATTAGGGAATTGAAGAGTATGAAAATTGAGATTCAAAAAAAAGATCTTTTAGGCCTCTTAAGCAGAACTCAAAACATTGTAGAAAAAAGAAATACAATGCCGATCTTGGTGAACGTTTTACTAGATGCCTCTGAAAATCAATTAAAGGCCTATGCAACGGACTTAGAGGTCAGCCTAACCGATCAGGTGCCTGCACAAATTAAAGAGGCTGGTAAGGTCGCTGTGAGCGCTAAGAGCCTTTTCGAAATCACGAAAGAACTTTTAGACGGACCAATCCAATTAATTAAAAAAGAAAATGACTGGTTAGAAATTAAACAGGGCAAGTTTCTTTCAAAGATCATTGGTGTGGCAGCTGAACAGTATCCAGTCTTCCCAACATACAGCTCAGAAAATTTTTCTAAAATGAATGCTGCTGAATTAAAGTTCATGATCGACAAAACAATCTACAGCGTTTCTAACGATGAAACTCGTTACCACTTGAATGGCGTTTATTTCGAGAAAGCAGACAAAGACGTAATCACCATGGTCGCAACTGATGGCCATCGTCTGAGTTTAATTAAAAAAGAATTCAAAGGTTTAGCTCTTGCTGAAAAAGTGGGTGTGATCATTCCTAAAAAAGGTTTGTTCGAAATTAAAAAATTAATCGAGTCTTCAATCGAAGATGTTTACATCGCTGTTGAAGGATCTCAATTTATTTTAAAATCTGGTTCATGTGTTTTGATGATTCGTTTGATCGAAGGTAAATATCCGAACTACAACCAGTTTATTCCACAGAAGTTTACACACAACATCGTTATTCCGCGCGATGCAATTCTATCATCACTGAAACGTGTATCACTTTTGGCTAACCAAAAATCAAAAGCGATCTTGTTAAGTTTTTCTCAGGGCCGTTTGGAAATTACATCTAACAATCCTGAATTGGGTGATGCCAAAGAAGAATTGGATATTCACTACAGCGGGCCGGATCTTAAAATCGGTTTTAACGCGCGCTACATTGAAGATGTTTTAAAAAATATTGAACAAGAGGAAGTAGAGTTCGAATTGAACGATCAGCTTTCTCCGGGCGTTTTAAAAGCTCACAAGCGTGCAGACTACATCAACGTTGTCATGCCGATGAGAATTTGATTCATCGGCTTGGATGATCGCACGTGATCATTAAATCCCTTTCAGCTTCTTTCTTTCGTAATTTTGAA encodes the following:
- the dnaA gene encoding chromosomal replication initiator protein DnaA, producing MELDSLFWNQIKTTIKTKNGANKLLENWLDPIELIKSEKTADSLKITFGVPSQFFFFYVNEHLKDKIAQELREQSNIPVEIDFVVTGKTASDYNTSLQDVMQNTEQVFQQPVQVVPAGPRPVENINEEFTFSTFVVGKNSEFAHAATYNVACNPGTNDYNPLLIYGPSGMGKTHLLNAAGNQIRQNYPHLRIVYISAERFLNECVSALRRHEMDKFRQKYRENTDVIVVDDVQYIGRGEAVQEEFFHMINSFIEKKKQVVLASDRMPKDILGLEDRSRTRLERGLIADITMPDLETRLAILRYKAENYNVRLNEDTIQYIAKISKKSIRELEGNLKKIKMFSELQGLSINLELARKVLAHHENTVTISIEEIQRIVAEYYKIRVTDLKSTSRAKPIVVPRQIAMYLIKKFLDKSLVDIGKAFGGKDHTTVINSLDKVENLQNQDPQFKNDIDELINQIHNVTGL
- the dnaN gene encoding DNA polymerase III subunit beta encodes the protein MKIEIQKKDLLGLLSRTQNIVEKRNTMPILVNVLLDASENQLKAYATDLEVSLTDQVPAQIKEAGKVAVSAKSLFEITKELLDGPIQLIKKENDWLEIKQGKFLSKIIGVAAEQYPVFPTYSSENFSKMNAAELKFMIDKTIYSVSNDETRYHLNGVYFEKADKDVITMVATDGHRLSLIKKEFKGLALAEKVGVIIPKKGLFEIKKLIESSIEDVYIAVEGSQFILKSGSCVLMIRLIEGKYPNYNQFIPQKFTHNIVIPRDAILSSLKRVSLLANQKSKAILLSFSQGRLEITSNNPELGDAKEELDIHYSGPDLKIGFNARYIEDVLKNIEQEEVEFELNDQLSPGVLKAHKRADYINVVMPMRI